The following nucleotide sequence is from Pseudoalteromonas xiamenensis.
ACATTCCGTTCACGTTATGCCGAAAAAGCAGCCGAACAATTTCAATCTCGCTTAGCGCGTTTACGTCGTGCTGGTATGCAAATGCGCACTTTTAGTGCCGCACAACCACTAGAACAGCAATTGCACAGGTAGTTTAACATGCCGTCGTCACCTTTAGATGCTCTTAAAGATGTGATCCCACCGACTGAAGTCAGTTGGTGGCCGCTCTCTTACGCGGCTTGGGGATTAATTGTCGCGACGTTACTCGTCTTGACACTCATCATTTTATTTATTGTGAAGCGTCAACGCCATTCGCGCGCTAAGCGTGAAGCAACACAGCTGGCAAAGCTTGCTGAGTCGTCGCTGTCACTGCACACCTTGTTAAAACGGTTAGTAAAACATTATTACGGCGTAGAAATGGCAAGTTTGCCTCAAAAACAATGGCTTCATATCCTGA
It contains:
- a CDS encoding DUF4381 domain-containing protein yields the protein MPSSPLDALKDVIPPTEVSWWPLSYAAWGLIVATLLVLTLIILFIVKRQRHSRAKREATQLAKLAESSLSLHTLLKRLVKHYYGVEMASLPQKQWLHILNTVSNVTFTTEELQTIYSPNGAEALFDKFSQAITTFKTREKLTLEASNV